Proteins found in one Plasmodium gaboni strain SY75 chromosome 13, whole genome shotgun sequence genomic segment:
- a CDS encoding hypothetical protein (conserved Plasmodium protein, unknown function), whose protein sequence is MKNLKLYRCKILTDIYVQNKELEEYLNILYYLDHSNKDFIENLKIFIFDEFYNIEDDNKNEGEEINSNDNCVNDKEVEIYSTTEEKKLLNNKILEYKKSFENKMIYNKVNNEMRYYEIFIFYNNKFHDDIIYNSIGLEISECAYNMNIMEHSKEILILSSHEDYKNLKDIKSVDNEKFTNDEKFMNNIYIIDDKKAQNNMNIYYPYNNKTEHKKIKKILMSLQINDINNFSGTLLKFPLRINVGKMHMCDKIIMATIDCMLFMNNIKNIDIEMNDSSIYNFEKTKKFINISPSFYSEEENIDLYKDISYISVEYTHEELCTEYILYNKNLNNNNNKSDNDFYKNNEIIFIYTTSDMYEIQKYYDKKKENIEFISLFNNNIFFIKCMDTLPIYIKSYDSNKIDKIKNNLFCSNDISELICNEYILFLMLLRELNKFNNAYDYFSYFPPLYILEPSKFDIISYLLYEKLFDEKKRLKLFFNKYNMQWLDFNECLFLSSELKYLIDDNTLYDIIKYSDVKNILYFDDKLKHALYYYLNDLCKEKKNYERIIKIVSNSLIYIDDIPDNLVSICKNVNEEEKLRGNITKKGTSNNSNNNSNNNNNNNNNNNNIIINNSSYNTFISTNDNNDNCVSGRSLKNENRFFLDIIVDNLKYMKYEKCLNILCHMLQLNDECIDNCLRNYYCIPNEMKKLKKIDELIYPIDEVYYYKFNQEKYSINIEENKMNDNFKYEKKQMIDYIDKENLISLDFMNLIGKQKLNKLKVWGLKIIEEDYKFNDNINDILYDLNKLYFSTNIYENKLKILNKIISRIEKNIHYLKDSYILEKLKDTFFLPVYRNKTMNIDSQVNKKTIKDNVTNMIGCEQSLCDDKMIIQIDSYHIINDDIKNNDIANDDVTNDDITNGNITNGDIKKNNILNNDTNNYNGNNDIYEDSEYNYSHNNNNIKNLVQISPTFSNKSIINNNSNNNIRNYYIESSSLLNNKNKKNGYNNFIKIADSYDKKYYNLLFLIKICYSTENIIMSSELCELLDIYKKPSIKDILSHMNLLTRNFKNNYMQNMFKVYDCIYEYFENYIVENILNGNNSTIFKNKKDSPKNNINSYNNNNYNNNNSEGHNTIMSNSSNEIYIEQLHIEEHEKLIHFLQNNNYLYIKNKLWNPKDVYYHLKNISFNIFLCDLPKLYRIKYPNMLKLSGIQSKLFHSKIISILNKIKNKIEMKYKKMVECNKFNKETNKLCKKQLNNSDRNSITHNQYVNEKKDEALLQLTGLLRMSYMNTINLIDISICDNINGTKSMNKDELYYNEENNISSGNKKGNMSIEKRKLTCKCFDNIYLPNNKYILIKKQECVYIKKAISHNNNNNNSNNSNYVRNDYNIVHKDIKECIIHLLDITKAQKENKENKENTESNHIKDSKENINYQTNTKYNIKYNNNNNNNSNYVRNDYNIVHKDIKECIIHLLDITKAQKENKENTESNHIKDSKENINYQPNTKYNIKYNNNNSNNNNKKFINNLNNKKNAKIIKNKIEIFKKNQELSFKKINPYNLKSPIEKIKSDALNKVNPLTYNINKKKNKDTDPSLIGYIEKKKQTSEIKKKKIPLPIKKNDKLNLSSIQSCKNDIIKNKNRINHCNGNINNEACSISEKRIRKIIYSNPNISSDKKIEKKRNELNETRLFKDIKNLIYFLDDIGCFDIKFILDKRIFNNTYEDIPKKFLKRSCLHLYIKFKKEIYTNLLINKNEMNKYIDIYNISTMNTYTCDESGISESLKSCNDLICLYLFKHFSYILDYLLLLNGNNISEWYKLKKEEYKNDNLKENNSIYISKENDINQEEVQINSNHYTLNEDNQTYKQVDKKNTYQNMDSKKQDCEEKYIIYKRKNVSLNENDKVLMKNILLYDRFDNIGRVKKSTFNLSYIKKKKNNILVKERNQNREKRKEVIKMKILDDNIIEMNQSPNIKENEKMNESENMNSNDEEIYDISNLEKKKINEEKEEEEENNDEKIICIRMYNKNKIPLLKIVEKAFLECKKFNENFLIFSKNIIKIDFIKIFEKDERAEIITNLGISMSENHFYLRQKFYNSIKNLYPNNLNNIGDKINIYNDNINNNNIINSNSSNNINENYNNHTINSKEQKLEIFLQCQIYNGNKSSRWIIGLLENTCISICFEHYQIFRKYYLFHNLNIISNIESLPMHIKINVLNNTFSNLKKTFRDDENVSCIVKNVSILYIHFLKLAYRNTVKKILKHDTSKILYKHKDKWIKKKKKINLNKNNNNNELSTISECIEHKNCSYNNNENDIQKNNYIYKVDKCDIKEFNEIYQIIKNKYLNFTPKKYDKNDLFNNVVKNVVLNCYELQILPCLQKKDTLYALYWDNIYDCINIYPFCKYVNHITFFLLDLGLKVLLPYYEIDNLIHIHKLVRSSLNETIHLNKKNLEDTKNEMNCDTKNGYTFSKNIYNNNNNSIPFCSSIHMLNNENVIRNVSNITPSYLRNKIKSHISIYVCFVKECLNEMRGSSVMYLFDYLFSDIKKNDSNDTIKKYIKSIPIFAILSCDILYLKGKIQTSRYDKLGRIKEDYHIENMFEDNEKKYEGNKNKYNKTADQKIDEMDYYNGYTIYTNNNNNNNNNSNNNNNNNSNNNNNSSNNNNNSNNSSNNNIDINNININNINIINNNDNLINVKREVNISRGTYNSHIIIHSNDIKTYNDDNKNSLNNFFDPKNNRDISLLCDDFVKIKLNHFDTENFLNFDNIHLIKYDEDQKIYCSKYFYMFDLNKVMFINTHLYSSGILSLLIETECILKLTFKNLIDILEYNLYPNIFHFCSTYKMKNRENMNKMNDIIKRTNDTFLNNYDYSNITKDVVVKHMDTLNINNSCDYNNKIEQGIEYFKIYSIYDNYMKIPYDLNIIIYNRLLLDMVNDIYKEYSDMNFLENLKDFRLLITYDTLNNNRNTTYMYIHNINDIKDIININFIDPNVEQVLYSIGYRKIHNSLSNDSIFNQYLLNDYEDILLSLYRNMSCINWSDLNNTQIHTLLSAFLSNIKFNSNNISYLKPLPIFYSLIDSQFVNIISKNKKYIVIGTNYENLLLSIINEIFQKENNYNEDIMLSQGDNITERIKENYINKYYINNSTSTDKSVQDSNKIPTVLDNMIIGNQNIDEINTTGNNMNDDNFNYNIILSSIPKNEKTNSYILNSNEEINSTLIDNSYNIISNIMNSNSNNDNIYNIITSNTVENKLNLKYIFLHHSNINMDYWKYINIKYWYDYDIILYFFLNILKNCNSVHLFENILLFIYKEYERVYKKRFVENNTSSNQLNNMNDTNNIKNTIHSDISYRDFLINIISELKEIPLKFKANLKCSQLYNLNNDVYREFIYINKLYNFSKLQNFPYEQKFLESLNFHYIPNIMEINNFLLILINMLKQKGNNVIDKSAMEMIFNNINLDFSRYDTNYEEEHLNKKISVLLKYINENLKHLLSQKDENFTYLVNSLIGLLMHDQKFAEKIKTYDILFMYYTQKDKEIADIMNNTIKSKEINETTNEGDKNFINIKSE, encoded by the coding sequence ATGAAAAATTTAAAGTTGTATCGCTGTAAAATATTGACAGACATTTATGTCCAGAATAAAGAACTCGAAGAATATTTGAATATACTATATTATTTAGATCATTCAAATAAAGATTTTATAgagaatttaaaaatttttatttttgatgagttttataatattgaagatgataataaaaatgaaggagaagaaataaattCAAATGATAATTGTGTAAATGATAAGGAGGTTGAAATATATAGTACTACTGAAGAAAAGAAATTgttaaataataaaattttagaatataaaaaatcttttgaaaataaaatgatttatAATAAAGTAAATAATGAGATGAGatattatgaaatatttattttttataataataaattcCATGACgatataatttataatagTATAGGTCTAGAAATAAGCGAATGTgcatataatatgaatatcATGGAGCATTCAAAggaaatattaatattatcatcacatgaagattataaaaatttaaaagatataaaatCTGTAGATAATGAGAAATTTAcaaatgatgaaaaatttatgaataatatatatattatagatgataaaaaagctcaaaataatatgaatatatattatccttataataacaaaacagaacataaaaaaataaagaaaattttaatgtctctacaaataaatgatataaataatttttctgGTACTTTATTGAAATTTCCTCTAAGGATAAATGTTGGAAAAATGCATATGTgtgataaaataataatggCTACGATTGATTGTATGTtatttatgaataatataaaaaatattgatattGAAATGAATGATTcatctatatataattttgagAAGACAAAAAAGTTTATAAACATATCACCATCATTTTATTCAGAGGAAGAGAATATAGATTTGTATAAAGATATTAGTTATATATCAGTTGAATATACACATGAAGAGTTATGCActgaatatatattatataataaaaatttaaataataacaataataaaagtgataatgatttttataaaaataatgaaataatatttatctATACAACATCAGATATGTATGAAATACAAAAGTATTATgataagaaaaaagaaaatatagaatttatttctctttttaataataatatattttttataaaatgcATGGATACTCttcctatatatataaaaagttaTGATAGCAATAAAATTGataagataaaaaataatttattttgttcaaATGATATATCAGAATTAATATGTAATGAATATATACTATTCCTCATGTTATTACGTGAGTTgaataaatttaataatgcatatgattatttttcttattttcctccattatatatattagaacCTTCCAAATTTGATATAATAtcttatttattatatgaaaaattatttgaCGAGAAAAAACgattaaaattattttttaataagtATAATATGCAGTGGTTAGATTTTAATGAGTGTCTATTTTTATCAAGTGAgttaaaatatttaattgaTGACAATAcattatatgatattataaaatattcagatgtaaaaaatatactttATTTTGATGATAAATTGAAACATGccttatattattacttgAATGATTTATgtaaggaaaaaaaaaattatgagcgtattataaaaatagtaAGCAACAGCTTGATATACATTGATGACATACCTGATAATTTGGTGAGTATATGTAAAAATGTtaatgaagaagaaaaattaaGAGGTAATATTACTAAGAAAGGTACaagtaataatagtaataataatagtaataataataataataataataataataataataatattattattaataatagtaGTTATAATACTTTCATCAGCACTAACGACAACAATGATAATTGTGTAAGTGGTAGATCTCTTAAAAATGAGAACAGATTTTTTTTGGATATAATTGtagataatttaaaatatatgaaatatgaaaaatgtttaaatatattatgtcATATGTTACAATTAAATGATGAATGTATTGATAATTGTTTAAGGAATTATTACTGTATTCCAaatgaaatgaaaaaattaaaaaaaattgatgAACTGATTTATCCAATAGATGAAGTTTATTACTATAAATTCAATCAAGAGAAGTACTCTATAAATattgaagaaaataaaatgaatgataattttaaatatgaaaaaaaacaaatgatTGATTATATTGATAAGGAAAATTTAATATCATTAGATTTTATGAATCTTATAggaaaacaaaaattaaataaattaaaagtTTGGGgtttaaaaattattgaagaagattataaatttaacgacaatataaatgatatattatatgatttgaataaattatattttagtacaaatatatatgaaaataaattgaaaatattaaataaaattatatcaagaattgaaaaaaatatacattatttGAAAGATTCCtatatattagaaaaattaaaggacacattttttttacctGTGTATAGAAATAAAACAATGAATATAGATAGTCAAGTAAATAAGAAGACAATAAAAGATAATGTAACAAATATGATAGGATGTGAACAGAGTTTATGTGATgataaaatgataatacaaatagatagttatcatataataaatgatgatataaaaaataatgatatagCAAATGATGATGTAAcaaatgatgatataacaaatggtaatataacaaatggtgatataaaaaaaaataatatattaaacaatgatactaataattataatggtaataatgatatatatgaagatagtgaatataattactcccataataataataatataaaaaatctTGTACAGATATCACCAACATTTAGTAATAAATctataataaataataatagtaataataatataagaaaCTATTATATTGAATCGTCTTCcttattaaataataagaataaaaaaaatggttacaataattttattaaaattgCTGATTCGTATgataagaaatattataacttattatttttaataaaaatatgttatagcacagaaaatataattatgtcTTCAGAACTGTGTGAACttttagatatatataaaaaaccatcaataaaagatatattatctcatatgaatttattaacaagaaattttaaaaataattatatgcAAAATATGTTTAAGGTATATGATTGTATATACgaatattttgaaaattatattgtagaaaatatattgaatgGAAATAATTCAAccatttttaaaaataaaaaagactccccaaagaataatattaatagttataataataataattataataataataatagtgaGGGACATAATACCATAATGTCTAATTCATCCAATGAAATTTATATAGAACAATTACATATAGAGGAGCATGAAAAACTTATACActttttacaaaataataattatttatatattaaaaataaactaTGGAACCCCAAAGATgtatattatcatttaaaaaatatatcgtttaatatttttctttgtGATTTACcaaaattatatagaaTCAAATATCCAAATATGTTGAAATTAAGTGGTATACAATCTAAATTATTTCATTCGAAAATAATCTCTAttttgaataaaataaaaaataaaatagaaatgaaatataaaaaaatggtTGAATGTAATAAGTTTAATAAGGAAACTAACAAATTATGTAAGAAACAGTTGAATAATAGTGATCGTAATTCTATAACACATAATCAATATgtaaatgaaaaaaaggACGAGGCATTATTACAGCTAACTGGGCTTTTAAGAATGTCATATATGAATACAATAAATTTAATTGATATTTCTATAtgtgataatattaatggTACAAAATCTATGAACAAAGACgaattatattataatgaagagaataatatttctagtggaaataaaaaaggtAATATGAGTAtagaaaaaagaaaattaacATGTAAATgttttgataatatatatttaccaaataataaatatattttaataaaaaagcaagaatgtgtatatattaaaaaggCTATATCTcacaataataataataataatagtaataatagtaattATGTAAgaaatgattataatattgtaCATAAAGATATAAAGGAATGTATTATACATTTGTTAGATATAACAAAAGCtcaaaaagaaaataagGAAAATAAGGAAAATACAGAAAGTAACCATATTAAAGATAgtaaagaaaatattaactATCAAACAAATACCAAATAcaatattaaatataataataataataataataatagtaattATGTAAgaaatgattataatattgtaCATAAAGATATAAAGGAATGTATTATACATTTACTAGATATAACAAAAGCtcaaaaagaaaataagGAAAATACAGAAAGTAACCATATTAAAGATAgtaaagaaaatattaactATCAACCAAATACCAAATAcaatattaaatataataataataatagtaataataataataaaaaatttattaataatttaaataataaaaaaaatgctaaaattattaagaataaaattgagatttttaaaaagaatcaagaattatcttttaaaaaaatcaaTCCATATAACTTAAAATCGCCAATAGAGAAGATTAAAAGTGATGCATTAAACAAGGTCAACCCATTGACttataatatcaataaaaaaaaaaataaggaCACAGATCCTAGTTTAATAGGTTATAttgagaaaaaaaaacaaacttcagaaattaaaaaaaagaaaattcCTCTAccaataaaaaaaaatgacaaACTAAATTTATCATCTATACAGAGTTgtaaaaatgatattataaaaaacaaaaatagAATTAATCATTGTAatggaaatataaataatgaagCATGTTCCATATCTGAAAAAAGgataagaaaaataatatattccAATCCGAATATTAGTAGTGATAAAAAGAtcgaaaaaaaaagaaacgAATTAAACGAAACAAGATTATTTAaggatataaaaaatttaatttattttttagaTGATATAGGTTGTtttgatataaaatttattttggATAAGAgaatttttaataatacGTATGAGGATATACCAAAAaagtttttaaaaagatCATGTctacatttatatataaaatttaagaaagaaatatatacaaatctgttaattaataaaaatgaaatgaataaatatatagatatatataacatttcAACTATGAACACATATACATGTGATGAAAGTGGTATATCAGAATCATTAAAATCTTGTAATGatttaatttgtttatatCTATTCAAacatttttcttatatcttagattatttattactattaaatggaaataatatatcagAATGGTATAAGCTCAAGaaagaagaatataaaaatgataatttaaaggaaaataattctatatatatttcaaagGAAAACGATATAAATCAAGAGGAGGTACAAATTAATAGTAACCATTATACTTTAAATGAGGATAATCAAACATATAAACAAgtagataaaaaaaatacatatcAAAATATGGATAGTAAGAAACAAGATTGTGAagagaaatatattatatataaaagaaaaaatgtATCTTTAAATGAAAACGATAAAGTATtgatgaaaaatattttactttATGATCGTTTTGATAATATTGGTAGGGTTAAAAAATCGACATTTAATTTAtcttatataaaaaaaaaaaaaaataatatacttGTTAAGGAAAGAAATCAAAATAgagaaaaaagaaaggaagtaataaaaatgaaaatattggatgataatattatagaaATGAATCAAAGTccaaatataaaagaaaatgaaaaaatgaatgaaAGTGAGAATATGAATTCAaatgatgaagaaatatatgatatttccaatttagaaaaaaaaaaaataaatgaagaaaaagaagaagaagaagaaaataatgatgaaaaaatcATATGCATACgtatgtataataaaaacaaaatacCTTTATTAAAAATCGTAGAAAAAGCATTTTTGGaatgtaaaaaatttaatgagaactttctaattttttcaaaaaatattataaaaatagattttataaaaatatttgaaaagGATGAACGTGCCGAAATAATAACCAATTTAGGAATAAGTATGTCTGaaaatcatttttatttaagacaaaaattttataattcaattaaaaatttatatcCAAACAATTTAAATAACATAGGAGATAAGATAAATATCTAcaatgataatattaataataataatattataaatagcaatagtagtaataatattaatgagAATTATAATAACCATACTATAAATAGTAAAGAACAAAAattagaaatatttttacaatgtcaaatatataatggTAATAAATCAAGTAGATGGATTATAGGATTATTAGAAAATACTTGTATTTCTATATGTTTTGAACATTATCAGatatttagaaaatattatttatttcataatttaaatattatatcaaatataGAGAGCTTACCTATgcatattaaaataaacGTTTTAAATAATACTTTTTCTAATTTGAAAAAAACATTTAGAGATGATGAAAATGTATCATGTATAGTTAAGAATGTTTccattttatatatccaTTTTCTGAAGTTAGCCTATCGAAATACCgtaaaaaagatattaaaaCATGATACAagtaaaatattatataaacataaagataaatggataaaaaagaaaaaaaaaatcaatttaaataaaaataataataacaatgaATTGAGTACTATTAGTGAATGTATAGAACATAAAAATTGttcttataataataatgaaaatgatatacaaaagaataattatatatataaagttGATAAATGtgatataaaagaatttaaTGAAATCTATCAAATTATTAAGAATAAATATCTGAATTTTACTCccaaaaaatatgataaaaatgatttGTTTAATAATGTTGTTAAAAATGTTGTTTTAAATTGTTATGAACTTCAAATATTACCATGTcttcaaaaaaaagataCATTATATGCATTATATTGggataatatatatgattgtattaatatatatccattTTGTAAATATGTTAATCATATAACATTCTTTTTATTAGATCTTGGACTAAAGGTTCTTTTACCTTATTATGAAATTGATAATCTTATACACATTCATAAATTAGTTAGGTCGTCATTAAATGAAACGattcatttaaataagAAGAATTTGGAAGATACtaaaaatgaaatgaaTTGTGATACAAAGAATGGATATActttttcaaaaaatatatataataataataataatagtatcCCCTTTTGTTCATCTATTCATATGCttaataatgaaaatgttATTAGAAATGTATCTAATATTACTCCATCCTATTTAAgaaacaaaataaaaagtcatatatcaatatatgtatgttttGTGAAAGAATGCTTAAATGAAATGAGAGGTTCTTCAgttatgtatttatttgattatcttttttcagatattaaaaaaaatgattcAAATGATAccataaaaaaatatataaaaagtatCCCTATTTTTGCTATCCTAAGTTgtgatatattatatttgaaaGGGAAAATACAAACTTCTCGGTATGACAAATTGGGTAGAATAAAGGAGGACTACCATATTGAAAATATGTTTGAAGATAATGAGAAGAAATATGAAggtaataaaaataaatataataaaacgGCTGATCAAAAAATTGATGAAATGGATTATTATAATGGATATACTATATATACtaataacaacaacaataataataataatagtaataataataataataataatagtaataataataataatagtagtaataataataataatagtaataatagtagtaataataatattgatattaataacattaatattaataacattaatattattaataataatgacaacttaataaatgtaaaaagAGAAGTAAATATATCTAGAGGAACATATAATTCTCATATAATCATTCATTctaatgatataaaaacttataatgatgataataagaattctttaaataatttttttgatccaaaaaataatagaGATATATCATTACTTTGTGATGATTTtgttaaaataaaattaaatcattttgatacagaaaattttttaaattttgataatattcatttaattaAGTATGATGAAgatcaaaaaatatattgttctaaatatttctatatgtttgatttaaataaagttatgtttataaataCACATTTATACTCATCTGGTATACTTTCCTTATTAATAGAAACAGAatgtatattaaaattgacctttaaaaatttaatagATATTTTAGAATATAATCTTTACccaaatatatttcatttttgttcaacatataaaatgaaaaatagggaaaatatgaataaaatgaatgatattattaaaaggACAAATgatacatttttaaataattatgattatAGTAACATAACAAAGGATGTAGTGGTAAAACATATGGATACgttaaatataaataattcatGTGATTACAATAACAAAATAGAACAAGGAAtagaatattttaaaatatattctatatatgataattatatgaaaatacCATATGATctaaatattattatttataatagACTCTTATTAGATATGgtaaatgatatatataaagaatacAGTGATATGAATTTTTTAGAAAATTTGAAAGATTTTCGTTTATTAATAACATATGATACTCTTAATAACAATAGGAACACaacatatatgtatatacataatataaatgatataaaagatatcataaatataaatttcaTTGATCCAAATGTTGAACAAGTGCTATATTCAATAGGCTATAGGAAAATACATAATAGTTTATCAAATGATAGTATTTTTAACcaatatttattaaatgattatgaagatatattattatccttatatagaaatatgTCATGTATTAATTGGTCAGATTTAAACAATACTCAAATACATACACTTCTTTCTGCTTTCTTATctaatattaaatttaatagtaataatatctCATATTTGAAACCCTTACcaatattttattcattaaTTGATTCTCAatttgtaaatattattagtaagaataaaaaatatattgttatcGGAACAAATTATGAAAATCTATTGTTGAgtattataaatgaaatatttcAGAAGGAAAACAACTATAATGAGGATATTATGTTATCTCAAGGTGATAATATAACTGAACgtattaaagaaaattatataaataaatattacataaataatagtaCATCAACTGATAAAAGTGTACAAGATAGTAATAAGATACCTACTGTTTTAGATAATATGATTATCGGAAATCAGAACATAGATGAAATTAATACAACAGGTAATAATATGAACGatgataattttaattataatattatcttaTCAAGTATTCcaaaaaatgaaaaaacaaattCATATATCTTGAACTCtaatgaagaaataaattCAACCTTAATAgataattcatataatataataagtaatattatgaatagTAACTctaataatgataatatatataatatcataaCGTCAAATACAGTTGAAAATAAACTGAACcttaaatatatctttcTCCATCAttcaaatattaatatggattattggaaatatataaatataaaatactGGTATGattatgatattattttgtatttctttttaaatattttaaaaaattgtaaCAGTGTTCACCTATTTGAGAATATCctactttttatatataaggaATATGAACgagtata